The Petrocella atlantisensis genome has a window encoding:
- a CDS encoding HD domain-containing phosphohydrolase — protein MFILILLISLLASCQKENASIFLTQEEQAWLTEHEGQIRIGYTTDYPPVEYLIGDDYVGISADYFKLLEEKLGTKFEMVEFDQWSDLIEASRLKTVSGITAATKTPERSKYLDFTVPYIMNPNVIITRKNFSEKLTFEKLSNSSMDILVIEEYSIIEDLEKNHPKLVYRTVPNTSDGLRLVAFGEADALIVEVMSASAGIEEDKITNLMVNTEVPYDSNLSIATRNDWPMLSDILNKGLAQITKREKQAILNKWVPIQKKSIVENRFFWIILGGILIVLSMIIVAIVVWNRLLQKAVLEKTEELIHKNEQLHKIKKQLLEEIEERKKSEARIKFKSYHDELTGLHNRAYYNEQLEYYEKIKKIPLSIVLGDLNGLKITNDTLGHEMGDRLIVKIAEILEATCGEKDTVARIGGDEFVILMPGSTDQMAQAVCKRIKSACEEAKMDPIKLSVALGHAERVSLDMSLQSVFKKAEDQMYENKMYESESTHRGILESLKAMLRATTEETSDHSRRMEELALRLGKHIGLSLQELNALASLADLHDLGKVAISDEILLKEGSLTNEELEKVRRHPDLGFKIASTSPSLSQIAEGILSHHEWWDGTGYPRGLKGEEISILARIISLVDAFDVMTIGRPYKAAMTKEAAIEEIKRCSGTQFDPTLVELFVQNVI, from the coding sequence GTGTTCATTTTAATACTATTAATATCTTTATTAGCCTCATGCCAAAAAGAAAATGCATCCATTTTTTTGACACAAGAAGAACAAGCATGGTTGACGGAGCATGAAGGTCAAATCCGTATAGGCTATACGACTGATTATCCGCCAGTGGAGTATCTAATAGGGGATGACTATGTTGGCATCTCTGCAGATTATTTCAAACTTTTAGAAGAAAAGCTGGGTACAAAGTTTGAAATGGTAGAATTTGATCAGTGGAGCGACTTAATTGAAGCATCGCGGTTAAAAACTGTATCGGGGATCACAGCAGCGACAAAAACACCTGAACGCAGCAAGTATTTAGATTTTACGGTGCCCTATATTATGAATCCAAACGTCATCATAACGCGTAAAAACTTCTCTGAGAAGTTAACCTTTGAAAAACTTTCAAATTCCAGCATGGATATTTTGGTCATTGAAGAATACTCCATTATCGAAGACCTAGAAAAGAACCATCCAAAGCTTGTATATCGTACGGTGCCAAACACGTCAGATGGTTTAAGACTTGTGGCTTTTGGAGAAGCAGATGCACTTATTGTAGAAGTCATGAGCGCTTCAGCAGGCATTGAAGAAGATAAGATTACCAATCTAATGGTGAACACTGAAGTCCCTTATGATTCTAATTTATCCATAGCAACGCGAAACGACTGGCCAATGCTTAGCGACATCTTAAACAAAGGCCTTGCGCAAATCACTAAAAGAGAGAAACAAGCCATCTTAAACAAATGGGTACCCATACAAAAAAAGAGCATTGTTGAAAATCGATTTTTCTGGATAATCCTTGGGGGCATTTTAATTGTTCTTAGTATGATCATCGTTGCGATTGTAGTCTGGAACCGTCTACTACAGAAGGCTGTCCTTGAAAAAACAGAAGAGCTTATTCATAAAAATGAACAGTTGCATAAAATAAAAAAACAACTCTTAGAAGAAATTGAAGAAAGAAAAAAATCAGAGGCACGTATCAAATTCAAATCCTATCATGATGAACTAACGGGTCTACATAACCGTGCCTATTACAATGAACAGTTAGAATACTACGAAAAAATTAAAAAAATCCCCTTATCCATTGTACTCGGGGATCTAAATGGCTTAAAAATAACAAACGACACCTTAGGCCATGAGATGGGTGATCGACTGATTGTTAAGATTGCTGAAATTCTAGAAGCAACTTGTGGTGAAAAAGATACCGTTGCCCGCATCGGTGGAGACGAGTTTGTTATCTTAATGCCGGGTAGTACAGATCAAATGGCACAAGCAGTTTGTAAAAGGATAAAAAGTGCTTGTGAAGAAGCAAAGATGGACCCTATAAAGCTTTCTGTGGCACTTGGACATGCTGAAAGAGTCAGCTTAGATATGAGTTTACAATCTGTTTTTAAAAAAGCAGAAGATCAAATGTATGAAAACAAAATGTATGAAAGTGAAAGTACCCATAGAGGCATTTTGGAATCTCTTAAGGCAATGTTAAGAGCCACTACTGAGGAGACCTCAGATCATAGTAGGCGCATGGAAGAGCTGGCCTTACGACTTGGAAAGCACATCGGACTATCCCTACAAGAGCTGAATGCACTGGCTTCATTAGCAGACCTGCATGATTTAGGAAAAGTGGCCATATCGGATGAAATACTATTAAAAGAAGGCTCACTGACCAATGAAGAACTGGAAAAAGTGAGAAGACATCCTGATTTAGGCTTCAAAATTGCAAGCACATCACCAAGTCTATCACAAATTGCCGAAGGCATACTGTCCCATCATGAATGGTGGGATGGCACAGGTTATCCCCGAGGCCTAAAAGGTGAAGAGATCTCTATTTTAGCCAGAATTATTTCTTTGGTGGATGCTTTTGATGTTATGACTATTGGAAGACCCTACAAAGCGGCTATGACAAAAGAAGCGGCCATTGAGGAAATCAAACGTTGTTCAGGTACACAATTTGATCCTACATTGGTGGAATTATTTGTACAGAATGTTATATGA
- a CDS encoding EAL domain-containing protein, whose translation MNSKQKYFLGITGAIAIILYLLITLLNQPVVLDLNDAEVQWIKDTSGDVLNFYTDDLTNFDDQKFIQSISNLTDLHLVHSKTDADFVISGSPSTNYFIDQTLLVLSKQSFSYYAKVKSFNHLDELSNKSIGLLSSDAYVFSYDLEANNNEIKIYDDLENLNIALNDGLIDGFFLLSDLPILLLDGQIHAVNNFILKQPLDDVFIAMPSQDTLLHGILQKAILYMERMGNLESILSHDYYTTRNALFKAILDKEERDFISNNSSISIGITPDKPYTIQNDDKLYGSTVGIIKEIERISGLRLNLILGKKDTLTTDYSVHDVTMLTFKHADLEDFYPSLAYLETPYVVTGLPGSPTIDDLYGLRSYTTGLLFDNELDVELIKTLNEGHIVYEAHYDALIQGLKSNDVDFILLPKHVLDFYRLKENEESLSTMYTLDEVATQHLYITNTSPILMSIINKAILVTDIDNINRISLNSIPKMAEKNYYGLILFGVFVILNLIFFGGYYIRYLINKSENERLTFLFANDQLTYLPNKYGLTSKTDSLIAKGYHGQLYYINIDNFKDINDRLGQQMGDQIILEYAQELLAILDEQLILGRISGASFVLIAYDKASISVEERIHQIKAITEAYCDSKVFLQQFTASIAVTKFPDHGNSFEELYKYAEHTMDYIHNFLGIDQFLVFEFDIYNAYIRERELVEDIKRGLQNEEFLLYVQPQLILPQEKVIGGEVLVRWQHPTKGLVFPNDFLPVAERNGLMKELDFFMVKRACTEIKRWQSLYPHLEISVNMTSTTFTDKAMLPALKHILEASKINPTWLTIEITEDMGFENLQRANEIFQSLQALQVKIALDDFGKGYSSLAYLDKLTFDILKIDKTFIDNIHLQKKSYEIYKIISQLAEVMDISIVVEGVEQREQVDLLNQTAGTIAQGYYFSRPIDLDAFDQYLIDHR comes from the coding sequence ATGAATTCAAAACAAAAATACTTTCTTGGCATCACAGGCGCCATTGCTATCATCCTCTATTTATTAATAACCTTACTTAATCAACCAGTTGTGTTAGATCTAAATGATGCCGAGGTTCAATGGATTAAAGACACTAGTGGGGATGTTCTTAACTTTTATACAGATGATCTCACGAATTTTGATGATCAAAAATTCATTCAATCGATATCTAATCTTACAGACCTTCATTTGGTTCATTCAAAAACCGATGCAGATTTCGTTATATCTGGTAGTCCTTCAACCAACTACTTCATCGACCAAACCTTACTTGTTTTATCAAAACAAAGTTTTTCTTACTACGCCAAAGTCAAGTCTTTTAATCATTTAGATGAACTCTCTAATAAGAGCATTGGCCTTCTTTCCTCTGACGCTTATGTTTTTTCATACGACTTAGAAGCCAATAATAACGAGATAAAAATATATGATGACCTAGAAAATCTTAATATTGCCTTAAATGATGGTCTAATTGATGGTTTTTTTCTTCTATCTGACCTCCCCATACTGTTGCTAGATGGTCAGATACATGCTGTTAATAACTTCATCTTAAAGCAACCTTTAGATGATGTTTTTATAGCCATGCCCAGTCAAGATACTCTGCTTCATGGTATTTTACAAAAAGCGATTCTATATATGGAACGTATGGGTAATCTTGAATCCATTCTAAGTCATGATTATTACACGACAAGAAACGCACTCTTTAAGGCTATATTAGACAAAGAAGAACGTGACTTTATATCCAATAATTCTTCCATCTCCATTGGTATTACCCCTGATAAACCTTATACGATTCAAAATGATGATAAACTGTATGGATCAACCGTTGGCATTATAAAAGAGATTGAGCGTATTTCAGGTCTTAGGCTTAATCTCATTCTTGGCAAAAAAGACACGCTTACCACGGATTATTCGGTTCATGATGTTACAATGTTAACTTTCAAGCATGCTGACTTGGAAGATTTTTATCCTTCACTTGCGTATCTGGAGACACCTTATGTTGTTACCGGCTTACCAGGTAGTCCAACCATTGATGACTTATATGGCCTAAGATCTTATACCACTGGTCTCTTGTTTGATAATGAATTGGATGTCGAGCTCATCAAGACGCTTAATGAAGGTCATATCGTGTATGAAGCGCACTACGATGCCTTAATCCAAGGTTTAAAAAGTAATGATGTTGACTTTATCCTTCTCCCAAAGCATGTCCTTGACTTTTATAGGCTCAAAGAAAATGAAGAATCGCTCTCGACCATGTATACCCTTGATGAGGTGGCAACCCAGCATCTTTATATTACAAACACATCACCTATACTTATGTCCATCATCAACAAAGCCATTCTAGTCACCGATATTGATAACATCAATCGAATTAGCCTTAATTCTATTCCCAAAATGGCGGAAAAGAATTATTATGGTCTGATTCTCTTTGGTGTATTTGTTATTCTTAATCTCATCTTTTTTGGAGGCTACTATATTCGCTATCTCATCAATAAATCTGAAAATGAAAGACTTACTTTTCTTTTTGCCAATGATCAGCTGACCTATTTACCTAATAAATATGGTCTGACTTCCAAAACGGATAGTCTCATTGCTAAAGGCTATCATGGCCAATTATATTATATCAATATAGACAACTTTAAAGATATCAATGATCGGTTAGGTCAACAAATGGGGGACCAGATTATCCTTGAATATGCTCAAGAACTCTTAGCGATTCTTGACGAACAACTAATACTCGGTCGTATTTCAGGGGCTTCCTTTGTTCTGATTGCTTATGATAAGGCCTCTATTAGCGTGGAAGAACGCATTCATCAAATCAAAGCTATCACTGAGGCTTATTGTGATTCAAAAGTCTTCTTGCAACAGTTCACTGCAAGTATTGCCGTTACAAAGTTCCCGGATCATGGCAACAGCTTTGAAGAGCTCTACAAATATGCTGAACATACGATGGATTACATCCACAACTTCTTAGGTATTGATCAGTTTTTAGTTTTTGAATTTGACATCTATAACGCTTATATCCGAGAAAGGGAGTTAGTAGAAGACATAAAAAGAGGTTTACAGAATGAAGAATTCTTGTTGTATGTTCAACCTCAGCTCATTCTTCCACAAGAAAAGGTAATCGGTGGTGAGGTCTTAGTAAGATGGCAACACCCCACAAAAGGTCTTGTATTCCCTAATGATTTTCTACCGGTAGCTGAAAGAAATGGTTTAATGAAAGAACTTGACTTCTTCATGGTAAAACGCGCCTGCACTGAGATTAAAAGATGGCAGTCTCTCTACCCTCACCTAGAAATATCTGTCAACATGACTTCTACAACCTTCACTGACAAAGCCATGCTACCGGCTCTTAAACATATTTTAGAGGCTTCAAAGATTAATCCTACATGGTTAACCATCGAAATTACAGAAGATATGGGCTTTGAGAATCTACAAAGGGCAAACGAAATATTCCAAAGCCTTCAAGCACTTCAGGTAAAAATAGCCCTTGATGATTTTGGCAAAGGCTATTCTTCACTGGCTTACCTTGATAAATTAACCTTCGATATCCTTAAGATTGATAAGACATTTATTGATAACATACATCTTCAGAAGAAATCCTATGAAATCTACAAAATTATATCTCAGTTGGCTGAAGTCATGGATATTAGTATTGTTGTCGAAGGTGTTGAACAACGAGAACAAGTCGACTTACTAAATCAAACAGCCGGTACAATCGCACAAGGCTATTACTTCAGTCGCCCCATTGATTTAGATGCCTTTGATCAATATCTTATCGATCATCGTTAG
- a CDS encoding anti-sigma-I factor RsgI family protein — translation MTRGLITRIEDNFMIVMTDQMTIDKIKPRINVKVGQRIEFNKRDRYRGFLLFNYKKASSMLALILVLILTSIVAFGQNGSREIYAVVSVDINPSIELSLDQSGSVVGYKSFNKDGQKILSKSLLNQDLDSALSEVILSAQDKGYLVDRDMILISSTVLISSDAKLDSTEAPTIEEHIETYMTINKAKYQFVYIEGMDRAQDSKPKHSLGREALDLYVKDHKDLNLSTVETLVGAAVSSEDMNDENPIKIVLEDESSTYDVLTLTKPLIATSRPSTNDILALAKRSMAFDSDLQVSMNTSSNHDPLFLQEINSIKSLPPQASNAAQENTINESESEDDTILSDEANKASKGNNNENKPPKKDNNPSINATDKALPIQENDDPKKDIDKREENLEVHSETNEPQSTSENDKPSVPSQANENAKEPKPDEPESSSSSPETDKPSSSLPSQANDKAQDSIPDKPESSNSASEADKPSSSLPSQANDTAEVSKPDGDASSKPTSENDRPSNAPNPNSKKE, via the coding sequence GTGACGCGAGGGTTAATCACAAGAATTGAAGACAATTTCATGATTGTTATGACCGATCAAATGACAATTGATAAAATCAAGCCTAGGATTAACGTTAAAGTAGGACAACGCATTGAGTTCAATAAAAGAGATCGTTATCGTGGTTTCCTTTTGTTTAATTACAAAAAAGCCAGTTCTATGCTTGCCCTTATCCTTGTCTTAATACTTACGAGCATTGTTGCCTTTGGTCAAAACGGATCTCGTGAAATCTATGCAGTGGTATCGGTTGATATCAACCCAAGCATCGAGCTTAGTTTGGACCAATCCGGCAGTGTTGTCGGTTACAAATCCTTTAATAAAGACGGTCAAAAAATCCTAAGTAAGTCTTTGCTAAATCAAGACTTAGATTCTGCCTTGTCAGAAGTTATCCTTAGCGCACAAGACAAAGGGTATTTGGTTGACCGTGATATGATTCTGATCTCTTCAACTGTACTAATATCCAGCGATGCTAAGCTAGATTCTACTGAGGCTCCTACAATTGAAGAACATATAGAAACGTATATGACTATAAATAAAGCAAAATACCAATTCGTCTACATAGAAGGTATGGATCGTGCTCAAGATTCAAAGCCTAAACACTCTTTAGGTCGAGAAGCATTAGATCTCTATGTAAAAGACCATAAGGATCTTAATCTTAGTACCGTCGAGACCCTTGTTGGTGCTGCAGTCTCAAGTGAAGACATGAACGATGAAAACCCGATTAAAATCGTCCTCGAAGATGAGTCATCCACTTATGACGTCCTAACACTTACCAAACCACTTATTGCAACATCAAGGCCATCAACAAATGATATCCTTGCATTGGCAAAGCGCTCTATGGCCTTCGATTCCGACTTACAAGTTAGTATGAATACAAGCTCAAACCATGACCCGTTGTTCCTTCAAGAAATCAATAGCATCAAAAGTTTGCCACCTCAAGCCTCCAATGCAGCTCAAGAAAATACCATTAATGAATCCGAATCAGAAGATGATACAATACTTAGTGACGAAGCTAATAAGGCTTCTAAAGGTAACAACAATGAGAATAAGCCACCAAAAAAAGATAATAATCCTTCAATAAATGCCACTGACAAAGCACTACCAATACAAGAAAATGATGATCCTAAAAAAGATATAGATAAAAGGGAAGAAAATCTTGAAGTCCATTCTGAGACAAATGAACCTCAGTCAACATCTGAAAATGATAAGCCTTCTGTACCAAGTCAGGCAAATGAAAATGCTAAAGAGCCAAAACCTGATGAGCCTGAATCTTCCAGTTCATCACCCGAGACTGATAAGCCTTCCTCTTCCTTACCAAGTCAAGCAAATGATAAAGCTCAAGACTCAATACCTGATAAGCCTGAATCTTCAAATTCAGCATCTGAAGCTGATAAGCCATCTTCTTCCTTACCAAGTCAAGCAAACGACACAGCTGAAGTCTCAAAACCTGATGGTGATGCATCTTCAAAGCCAACTTCTGAAAATGATAGGCCTTCAAACGCTCCAAACCCAAATTCTAAGAAAGAGTAG
- a CDS encoding DUF523 domain-containing protein, producing the protein MVLISACLAGINCKYNGESNADPVITELLQTGKALPVCPEVLGGLGIPRPACEQVNKPDGTHRIMSIDGIDVTEAFEHGAHRTLAICKAAGITEAILQERSPSCGKDQIYDGTFSGTLIPGNGRAAHLLLDHGIKVYTKDEWINKVGKEQV; encoded by the coding sequence ATGGTTTTAATTAGTGCATGTCTTGCAGGTATTAACTGTAAATATAACGGTGAAAGCAATGCTGATCCAGTTATAACAGAACTTCTACAAACAGGTAAAGCCTTACCGGTCTGTCCGGAAGTACTAGGCGGATTGGGAATACCACGACCGGCTTGTGAGCAAGTCAACAAACCGGATGGAACGCACCGTATTATGAGCATAGACGGCATAGATGTTACCGAAGCATTTGAACACGGGGCTCATAGAACCTTGGCCATCTGTAAAGCAGCGGGCATAACCGAAGCCATCTTACAAGAACGCAGTCCATCCTGTGGAAAAGATCAGATCTACGATGGTACTTTTAGTGGCACGTTGATTCCAGGCAACGGCAGAGCGGCTCATTTGTTGCTGGATCATGGCATAAAAGTCTATACAAAAGATGAATGGATAAATAAGGTGGGAAAAGAGCAAGTATGA
- the ybaK gene encoding Cys-tRNA(Pro) deacylase: protein MKKTNAMRLLDRDKIPYTAYEYEVIDGKTDGLTVAMSINQEPERVYKTLVTIGASRTYYVYVIPVAKELDLKKAAKVAGEKKIDMIPMKDLLPTTGYIHGGCSPVGMKKLFKTFIDESCKNHKTLILSGGARGVQVEVELEDLLRVTSAEVEAVV from the coding sequence ATGAAAAAAACAAATGCTATGCGATTATTAGATCGTGATAAGATTCCATACACAGCTTATGAATACGAAGTCATAGATGGCAAAACGGATGGGTTAACGGTCGCCATGTCAATTAATCAAGAACCTGAGCGTGTCTATAAGACACTAGTAACCATAGGCGCCAGTCGGACCTATTATGTCTACGTCATCCCGGTAGCCAAAGAACTAGACCTGAAAAAAGCCGCAAAAGTAGCCGGTGAGAAAAAGATAGATATGATACCAATGAAGGACCTTCTTCCGACCACAGGCTATATCCATGGTGGATGTTCCCCGGTAGGCATGAAGAAACTGTTTAAGACCTTCATAGATGAAAGTTGTAAAAACCACAAGACCCTTATATTAAGTGGTGGGGCAAGAGGAGTTCAGGTTGAAGTTGAACTGGAAGACCTGTTAAGAGTTACCAGTGCTGAAGTTGAAGCGGTTGTATAA